In Nitrospirota bacterium, the genomic stretch CTTGGGATGACCCAGGTTTTTGATGAAAGCGGCAGGATATATCCTGTAACTGTTATAGAGGCAGGACCGTGCTGCGTAGTTCAGATTAAGACAAAAGAAAATGATGGATACGAGGCGATCAAGGTCGGCTTTGGCGAAATCAAGAAAGAAAAGAATGTGAATAGGCCCATGAAGGGCATGTTCAAAAAGGCGGGAACAGCATCTTATCGGCTCCTCAAAGAGTTCCCTATGGCTGACCTGAAGGTGGGTGAGATGATTACAGCCGAAAAGTTTCAGAAAGGTGATCTCATCTCGGTAGCGGGCGTGTCGAAGGGCAAGGGATTTCAGGGCGTAATGAAGAGGCACAATTACTCAGGCGGTCCGGCTTCGCATGGATCGACATCCTACAGAGAGGTCGGCTCTATCGGTGCAAGCTCTTTCCCTTCCAGGGTTTGGAAGAATAAGGGGATGCCAGGGCATATGGGATCCGAGCTCATTACGGTCAAAAATCTGAAGGTTGTTGATGTTAAGGCTGAGCAGAACCTTATTCTTGTTTTGGGTGCAGTTCCTGGATCAAAAGGGACATATCTCGAAATCAGAAAGGAAAACTAAGATGGCAGAGATCGATATAAAAGATAAGAATAACTCATCTGTTGGCAAAATAGCCCTTCCTGAAACTGTTTTCAGTGTATCAGCAAGGCAGGGAGCTGTTCACGACGCCATTGTCAATTTCCTGGCAAACCAGCGTCAGGGGACTGCTGCTACAAAGACCAAGGGTCTTGTCAGCGGCGGAGGGAAAAAACCGTATAAGCAGAAGGGTACAGGGCGGGCACGAGCTGGCAGCAGCCGCTCGCCTCTCTGGAAGGGTGGAGGCACAGTATTCGGACCTCAGCCGAGAGATTACTCCTACAGCCTGCCGAAAAAGGCAAAAAGGGTTGCTCTGCATAGTGCGCTTTCGGCAAAGCTTTCTGATGGAGAGATAATGGTTATAGACAGCATATCCCTGGATAGACCATGCACTAAGGATATCCTTGCGCTTCTCAAGAACCTTGGGCTTGAAGGGAAGTCAACACTTATTGTTATGCCTGAGAAGAATGACAACGTTGTTCTTTCAGCAAGGAATATCCCCGGAGTCAAGGTTGCCAGAGTGACAGACCTCAATACCTATGAAGTGGCAGTGCATCATATAGTGCTGATCACAAAGCAGGCTGTTGAGATGCTTGCGGAGGCGAAAAAGAAATGAAAAATGTTTTTGACGTGATCAAGCGGCCTCTGTTTACTGAAAAAGGAAGCAGCCTTAAAGAGGCAGAGAATAAGGTGCTGATTGAAGTTGCAAGAGAATCAAATAAGATAGAGATCAAGAAGGCGGTCGAAGAACTGTTTAAAGTAAAGGTCGAGAAAGTAGCAACCATAAAGGCCCATGGCAAGATGAAGAAATATGGCAAGTTCGCCGGTAAGACATCTGACCGTAAAAAGGCTCTTATTACCCTCAAAGAGGG encodes the following:
- the rplC gene encoding 50S ribosomal protein L3, with protein sequence MMTGILGRKLGMTQVFDESGRIYPVTVIEAGPCCVVQIKTKENDGYEAIKVGFGEIKKEKNVNRPMKGMFKKAGTASYRLLKEFPMADLKVGEMITAEKFQKGDLISVAGVSKGKGFQGVMKRHNYSGGPASHGSTSYREVGSIGASSFPSRVWKNKGMPGHMGSELITVKNLKVVDVKAEQNLILVLGAVPGSKGTYLEIRKEN
- the rplD gene encoding 50S ribosomal protein L4, producing MAEIDIKDKNNSSVGKIALPETVFSVSARQGAVHDAIVNFLANQRQGTAATKTKGLVSGGGKKPYKQKGTGRARAGSSRSPLWKGGGTVFGPQPRDYSYSLPKKAKRVALHSALSAKLSDGEIMVIDSISLDRPCTKDILALLKNLGLEGKSTLIVMPEKNDNVVLSARNIPGVKVARVTDLNTYEVAVHHIVLITKQAVEMLAEAKKK
- the rplW gene encoding 50S ribosomal protein L23, whose product is MKNVFDVIKRPLFTEKGSSLKEAENKVLIEVARESNKIEIKKAVEELFKVKVEKVATIKAHGKMKKYGKFAGKTSDRKKALITLKEGEKLDFIEGV